A section of the Salminus brasiliensis chromosome 10, fSalBra1.hap2, whole genome shotgun sequence genome encodes:
- the gale gene encoding UDP-glucose 4-epimerase isoform X3: MAQKVLVTGGGGYIGSHCVVELIEAGYQPVVIDNFSNAVRGDVPESLRRIEKFLDTKIEFHELDLLDKPGIEKIFKEHSFYAVMHFAGLKAVGESVEQPLRYYRVNLTGTINLLEVMQAHGVHNLVFSSSATVYGDPQKLPIDEQHPAGGCTNPYGKTKFFIEEMIRDQCSAEKDWNAVLLRYFNPIGAHVSGQIGEDPQGIPNNLLPYVAQVAIGRRKHLNVFGNDYNTADGTGVRDYIHVVDLAKGHIAALKKLKDNCGCKVYNLGTGTGYSVLQMVKAMEKASGKEIAYKIAPRRNGDIASCYADPSLAEKELGWKADFGLERMCEDLWRWQSQNPTGFSDGKVL, translated from the exons ATGGCGCAGAAGGTGCTCGTGACAGGTGGAGGGGGCTACATAGGCAGTCACTGTGTGGTGGAGCTGATAGAGGCCGGCTATCAGCCTGTGGTCATCGATAACTTCAGCAATGCTGTCCGAG GAGATGTTCCTGAGAGCTTGCGGAGGATTGAGAAGTTCCTGGACACCAAGATCGAGTTCCACGAATTGGACCTGCTGGACAAACCCGGCATCGAGAAGATCTTCAAAGAG CACTCCTTCTATGCCGTGATGCACTTTGCTGGGCTGAAAGCAGTGGGGGAATCGGTGGAGCAGCCGCTACGCTACTACAGGGTCAACCTCACAGGGACAATCAACCTTCTGGAG gtgaTGCAGGCTCATGGGGTCCATAATCTGGTGTTCAGCAGCTCGGCGACGGTGTACGGGGATCCTCAGAAACTGCCTATCGATGAGCAGCATCCAGCCGGCGGCTGCACCAACCCTTACGGCAAGACCAAGTTCTTCATCGAGGAGATGATCCGTGACCAATGCAGCGCAGAGAAG GACTGGAATGCGGTGTTGCTCAGGTACTTCAACCCCATCGGTGCTCACGTCTCAGGACAGATCGGCGAGGACCCTCAAGGAATACCAAACAACCTTCTACCCTACGTGGCCCAG GTTGCTATCGGGAGGAGGAAACACCTGAACGTGTTTGGAAATGACTACAACACGGCCGACGGAACAG GAGTGAGGGATTATATTCATGTAGTGGATTTGGCGAAGGGACACATCGCTGCCCTCAAGAAACTGAAGGACAACTGTGGCTGCAAG GTGTATAATCTGGGTACAGGTACTGGATACTCTGTGCTGCAGATGGTGAAGGCTATGGAAAAGGCTTCTGGAAAGGAG aTTGCATACAAGATCGCCCCCCGGAGGAACGGAGACATAGCGTCTTGCTATGCAGACCCTAGCCTGGCAGAGAAGGAGCTGGGCTGGAAGGCTGATTTTGGCCTGGAGAGAATGT GTGAAGACCTGTGGCGCTGGCAGTCCCAGAATCCAACAGGCTTCAGTGACGGCAAGGTGTTGTAA
- the gjb3 gene encoding gap junction protein beta 3 gives MDWKTFQALLSGVNKYSTAFGRIWLSVVFVFRVMVYVVAAERVWGDEQKDFDCNTKQPGCPNVCYDHFFPISHIRLWALQLIFVTCPSLLVVMHVKYREERERKYQRKHGADVKLYDNTGKKHGGLWWTYLISLFVKAGIEVAFLYILHHIYNSFHLPRVVKCNVKPCPNVVDCYIGRPMEKKVFTYFMVGASAICIVLSVCEIIYLISKRISSCAKKMKRPRERSVGLYEHQYRDHDSNSTLPMHELKPEYKVKLKSQLQPEAYKPGVGMRASAPNLSFA, from the coding sequence ATGGACTGGAAGACGTTCCAGGCCCTGCTCAGCGGGGTGAACAAATACTCCACTGCTTTCGGGCGGATCTGGCTCTCCGTGGTCTTCGTGTTCCGGGTGATGGTGTACGTCGTGGCGGCGGAGCGAGTGTGGGGCGACGAGCAGAAGGACTTTGACTGCAACACCAAGCAGCCAGGCTGCCCCAACGTCTGCTACGACCACTTCTTCCCCATCTCGCACATCCGCCTGTGGGCGCTGCAGCTCATCTTCGTCACGTGCCCCTCGCTGCTGGTGGTCATGCACGTCAAGTACCGAGAAGAGCGCGAGCGGAAGTACCAACGGAAGCACGGCGCTGACGTCAAGCTGTACGACAACACGGGCAAGAAGCACGGCGGCCTCTGGTGGACCTACTTGATCAGCCTCTTCGTCAAGGCGGGCATAGAGGTGGCCTTTCTCTACATCCTCCACCACATCTACAACAGCTTCCACCTGCCCCGGGTGGTCAAGTGCAACGTCAAGCCCTGCCCTAACGTGGTGGACTGCTACATCGGCAGGCCGATGGAGAAGAAAGTCTTCACCTACTTCATGGTCGGCGCCTCGGCCATCTGCATCGTGCTTAGCGTCTGCGAGATCATCTATCTCATCTCCAAGCGGATCTCCAGCTGCGCCAAAAAGATGAAGCGCCCCCGTGAGCGCAGCGTGGGTTTGTACGAACACCAGTACCGGGACCATGACAGCAACTCCACCCTGCCCATGCACGAACTGAAGCCAGAGTACAAGGTCAAGTTGAAGTCCCAGCTCCAGCCTGAGGCCTACAAGCCAGGCGTTGGCATGAGAGCTTCTGCTCCCAACCTGTCCTTTGCCTAG
- the zbtb8a gene encoding zinc finger and BTB domain-containing protein 8A has protein sequence MEMVCESGTSRPYRTAREPGRQLVHKWTSADMSANHQSCLLKQLDQQRRKELFCDCNVLVEGHLFRAHRNVLFGSSGYFRMLLSQGAKGSLEPVRASFDVFSPDIFTIILDFVYSGHLELNSSNVIEVMSAASYLQMDDVIAYCKSFIKSSLEISAKEDDSRYLCLSDGSPSRDGGEGSTEGPLSCEVNAATESVLWDHQEEAQAKYEYPGEVSSPQSSALPQSPSAQTVLDSGMEEEQTVQFTPGEPRRRGNRKRTATHRYAPDENSPIDLERAAAAAHSAQKADELYATMPTIVGVVGVFNKDTNPSMRFKCPFCTHTVKRKADLKRHLRCHTGERPYPCQACSKRFTRLEHLRSHFETIHQARKLVCRKCKRPVTEQSGRVVCEGTRRYRLCGTCIQESGLLTDATDTNGDEPGLLLGVEEDMEENREMAWAMDDDDDDLAEDSGTDLIIQEVEDSDEEPTAK, from the exons ATGGAGATGGTTTGCGAAAGTGGGACGAGTAGACCGTACCGGACAGCGCGCGAGCCGGGTCGGCA GCTGGTCCACAAATGGACGAGCGCAGACATGTCGGCCAATCACCAGAGCTGCCTCCTGAAGCAGCTGGACCAGCAGCGGCGCAAGGAGCTCTTCTGCGACTGCAACGTCCTGGTGGAGGGCCACCTTTTCCGGGCGCACCGCAACGTCCTGTTCGGCAGCAGCGGCTACTTCCGCATGCTGCTCTCGCAAGGGGCCAAGGGCAGCCTGGAGCCCGTGCGTGCATCCTTCGATGTCTTCAGCCCCGACATCTTCACCATCATCCTGGACTTTGTGTACTCTGGCCATCTGGAGCTCAACAGCTCCAACGTGATCGAGGTGATGTCGGCCGCCAGCTACCTGCAGATGGACGACGTCATCGCCTACTGCAAGTCCTTCATCAAGTCCTCGCTGGAGATCAGCGCCAAGGAGGACGACAGCCGCTACCTGTGCCTTTCGGACGGCAGCCCTTCACGAGACGGTGGCGAGGGCAGCACTGAGGGGCCCCTGTCCTGCGAGGTCAACGCGGCCACTGAGAGCGTCCTGTGGGACCACCAGGAGGAGGCCCAGGCCAAATATGAGTACCCCGGAGAGGTGAGCAGCCCACAGTCGTCAGCTCTGCCGCAGAGCCCCTCAGCCCAAACGGTTCTGGACTCTGGAATGGAGGAGGAGCAAACGGTGCAGTTCACACCAGGGGAGCCCCGGAGGAGGGGAAACAGGAAGAGAACAGCCACTCATCGCTATGCTCCAGATGAAAACTCCCCCATCGACCTCGAGAGGGCCGCGGCGGCTGCGCACTCTGCTCAGAAAGCAGATGAACTCTACGCCACCATGCCCACTATCGTAGGGGTGGTGGGAGTTTTCAATAAAG ACACCAACCCCTCAATGCGCTTTAAGTGCCCGTTCTGCACACACACGGTGAAGAGGAAGGCGGATCTGAAGAGGCACCTGCGCTGCCACACGGGCGAGAGGCCGTACCCGTGCCAGGCGTGCAGCAAGCGCTTCACCCGCCTCGAGCACCTCCGCAGCCATTTCGAAACG ATCCATCAGGCTCGGAAGCTGGTGTGTCGGAAGTGTAAGCGCCCGGTGACGGAGCAGAGCGGCCGGGTGGTGTGTGAGGGGACCCGCCGCTACCGGCTGTGCGGGACGTGCATTCAAGAGAGCGGCCTGCTGACGGACGCCACCGATACCAACGGAGACGAGCCCGGGCTGCTGCTGGGCGTCGAAGAGGACATGGAGGAGAACAGGGAGATGGCCTGGGCGATGGACGATGACGACGACGACCTGGCCGAAGACTCCGGTACCGACCTCATTATTCAGGAAGTGGAGGACAGTGATGAGGAGCCCACCGCCAAGTGA
- the LOC140563949 gene encoding kazal-type serine protease inhibitor domain-containing protein 1-like translates to MSWAAAWWLGVWVGVWLWPSWAVPPQHRGWLRLWEEGESCEECDRSRCPAAPPGCPAGLVRDRCGCCEHCGNAEGQWCDLNRSQEFYGRCGSGLRCQRRPSHARGRWGDPEPRCVCRSRGVVCGSDGRTYPNLCQLREASSKLETTLYQTALGPCSSVTAYPLPNVGWKKKGSDHFLPGDDPHISVQVRGGPQRYTVSTWLQILGLRQSDAGVFVCTFHNALGETSASAQLSVLNYVVRDVQSGLYDVELFYDRSEELQKEELGSGDKPARHGIKKISVY, encoded by the exons ATGTCCTGGGCTGCGGCGTGGTGGCTGGGCGTATGGGTGGGGGTGTGGTTATGGCCATCCTGGGCTGTGCCCCCTCAGCATCGAGGCTGGCTACGGCTGTGGGAGGAGGGCGAGAGCTGCGAGGAGTGTGACAGGTCGCGCTGTCCTGCGGCACCACCCGGCTGTCCGGCAGGTCTGGTGCGGGACAGGTGCGGCTGTTGTGAGCACTGCGGCAACGCTGAAGGTCAGTGGTGCGACCTTAACAGGTCTCAGGAGTTCTACGGGCGCTGTGGCAGCGGGCTGCGTTGCCAGAGGAGGCCGTCCCACGCCAGGGGTCGGTGGGGTGACCCCGAgcccaggtgtgtgtgtaggagcaGGGGGGTGGTGTGTGGCTCGGATGGCCGGACGTATCCCAACCTGTGCCAGCTGAGAGAGGCGTCCAGTAAGTTAGAGACCACCCTGTACCAAACAGCGCTGGGACCATGCAGTTCTG TGACGGCCTACCCTTTACCAAACGTGGGCTGGAAGAAGAAGGGCAGTGACCACTTCCTCCCTGGAGATGACCCACACATCTCTGTCCAG GTGCGTGGTGGTCCGCAGCGCTACACTGTGTCCACCTGGCTTCAGATCCTTGGCCTCCGCCAATCAGACGCCGGCGTCTTCGTCTGCACCTTCCACAATGCTCTGGGAGAGACGTCTGCATCAGCACAGCTGTCCGTGCTCAATTACG TGGTCAGAGACGTCCAGAGCGGCCTGTATGACGTGGAGCTTTTCTATGACAGAAGTGAAGAGCTGCAGAAAGAAGAGCTGGGCTCAGGGGATAAACCAGCACGACACGGGATAAAGAAAAtatctgtttattaa
- the hmgcl gene encoding hydroxymethylglutaryl-CoA lyase, mitochondrial — protein MAAVLMRFVPCSFGPAVVQRSLAFSSSAAVKAISSSAAKPLPERVKIVEVGPRDGLQNEKTIVPAEVKIRLIDMLSEAGLPVVEATSFVSPKWVPQMADQEEVMRGIHRKAGVNYPVLTPNLKGYRAAVNAGAKEVAIFGAASELFSKKNINCSVEESLQRFEEVMEVAKQDGVAVRGYVSCVLGCPYEGKVSPAKVAEVAKRLYSMGCYEISLGDTIGVGTPGGMVEMLEAVKKEVPVQALAVHCHDTYGQALANILVALQHGVSVVDSSVAGLGGCPYAEGASGNVATEDVVYMLHGLGIHTGVDLPKLMDAGSYICRSLNRRTSSKVAQASCKL, from the exons ATGGCGGCCGTGCTGATGAGGTTTGTCCCCTGTTCTTTTGGACCAGCTGTGGTTCAGCGGTCTCTCGCCTTCAGCTCCAGCGCTGCAGTCAAAGCC atTAGCTCGTCCGCTGCTAAGCCTCTTCCAGAAAGAGTGAAGATTGTGGAAGTGGGGCCCAGAGATGGACTACAGAACGAGAAG ACCATAGTCCCAGCCGAGGTGAAGATCCGTCTGATTGACATGCTGTCGGAGGCGGGGCTTCCTGTCGTCGAGGCTACTAGCTTTGTCTCGCCCAAATGGGTCCCTCAg ATGGCGGATCAGGAGGAGGTGATGCGTGGAATCCACAGGAAGGCCGGAGTTAATTACCCAGTCCTGACCCCCAACCTGAAGGGCTACAGAGCTGCT gtgaaTGCCGGGGCAAAGGAGGTGGCAATATTCGGCGCTGCCTCAGAGCTTTTCAGCAAGAAGAACATCAACTGCTCGGTGGAGGAGAGTCTGCAGCGCTTTGAGGAGGTGATGGAGGTGGCCAAACAGGATGGGGTTGCTGTGAGAGG ATACGTATCATGTGTACTGGGATGCCCCTATGAAGGCAAGGTGTCCCCAGCGAAAGTGGCGGAGGTTGCTAAGCGTCTGTACTCCATGGGCTGCTACGAGATCTCTCTGGGCGACACCATCGGCGTGGGCACTCCGGGAGGCATGGTCGAGATGCTGGAGGCGGTCAAGAAGGAGGTGCCGGTGCAAGCCCTGGCTGTGCACTGCCACGACACTTACGGCCAGGCGCTCGCTAACATCCTGGTAGCCTTGCAG CACGGCGTGAGCGTCGTGGACTCCTCAGTGGCTGGATTAGGTGGATGCCCGTATGCTGAAGGGGCTTCTGGCAATGTAGCTACAGAGGACGTCGTGTACATGCTACACGGACTAGGCATTCACACG ggaGTGGATCTACCCAAGCTGATGGACGCTGGCTCGTATATCTGCCGTTCGCTCAACAGAAGGACTAGTTCCAAAGTCGCGCAGGCCTCCTGTAAACTGTGA
- the gale gene encoding UDP-glucose 4-epimerase isoform X2 has product MAQKVLVTGGGGYIGSHCVVELIEAGYQPVVIDNFSNAVREGDVPESLRRIEKFLDTKIEFHELDLLDKPGIEKIFKEHSFYAVMHFAGLKAVGESVEQPLRYYRVNLTGTINLLEVMQAHGVHNLVFSSSATVYGDPQKLPIDEQHPAGGCTNPYGKTKFFIEEMIRDQCSAEKDWNAVLLRYFNPIGAHVSGQIGEDPQGIPNNLLPYVAQVAIGRRKHLNVFGNDYNTADGTGVRDYIHVVDLAKGHIAALKKLKDNCGCKVYNLGTGTGYSVLQMVKAMEKASGKEIAYKIAPRRNGDIASCYADPSLAEKELGWKADFGLERMCEDLWRWQSQNPTGFSDGKVL; this is encoded by the exons ATGGCGCAGAAGGTGCTCGTGACAGGTGGAGGGGGCTACATAGGCAGTCACTGTGTGGTGGAGCTGATAGAGGCCGGCTATCAGCCTGTGGTCATCGATAACTTCAGCAATGCTGTCCGAG AAGGAGATGTTCCTGAGAGCTTGCGGAGGATTGAGAAGTTCCTGGACACCAAGATCGAGTTCCACGAATTGGACCTGCTGGACAAACCCGGCATCGAGAAGATCTTCAAAGAG CACTCCTTCTATGCCGTGATGCACTTTGCTGGGCTGAAAGCAGTGGGGGAATCGGTGGAGCAGCCGCTACGCTACTACAGGGTCAACCTCACAGGGACAATCAACCTTCTGGAG gtgaTGCAGGCTCATGGGGTCCATAATCTGGTGTTCAGCAGCTCGGCGACGGTGTACGGGGATCCTCAGAAACTGCCTATCGATGAGCAGCATCCAGCCGGCGGCTGCACCAACCCTTACGGCAAGACCAAGTTCTTCATCGAGGAGATGATCCGTGACCAATGCAGCGCAGAGAAG GACTGGAATGCGGTGTTGCTCAGGTACTTCAACCCCATCGGTGCTCACGTCTCAGGACAGATCGGCGAGGACCCTCAAGGAATACCAAACAACCTTCTACCCTACGTGGCCCAG GTTGCTATCGGGAGGAGGAAACACCTGAACGTGTTTGGAAATGACTACAACACGGCCGACGGAACAG GAGTGAGGGATTATATTCATGTAGTGGATTTGGCGAAGGGACACATCGCTGCCCTCAAGAAACTGAAGGACAACTGTGGCTGCAAG GTGTATAATCTGGGTACAGGTACTGGATACTCTGTGCTGCAGATGGTGAAGGCTATGGAAAAGGCTTCTGGAAAGGAG aTTGCATACAAGATCGCCCCCCGGAGGAACGGAGACATAGCGTCTTGCTATGCAGACCCTAGCCTGGCAGAGAAGGAGCTGGGCTGGAAGGCTGATTTTGGCCTGGAGAGAATGT GTGAAGACCTGTGGCGCTGGCAGTCCCAGAATCCAACAGGCTTCAGTGACGGCAAGGTGTTGTAA
- the gale gene encoding UDP-glucose 4-epimerase isoform X1: MAQKVLVTGGGGYIGSHCVVELIEAGYQPVVIDNFSNAVRGEGDVPESLRRIEKFLDTKIEFHELDLLDKPGIEKIFKEHSFYAVMHFAGLKAVGESVEQPLRYYRVNLTGTINLLEVMQAHGVHNLVFSSSATVYGDPQKLPIDEQHPAGGCTNPYGKTKFFIEEMIRDQCSAEKDWNAVLLRYFNPIGAHVSGQIGEDPQGIPNNLLPYVAQVAIGRRKHLNVFGNDYNTADGTGVRDYIHVVDLAKGHIAALKKLKDNCGCKVYNLGTGTGYSVLQMVKAMEKASGKEIAYKIAPRRNGDIASCYADPSLAEKELGWKADFGLERMCEDLWRWQSQNPTGFSDGKVL; the protein is encoded by the exons ATGGCGCAGAAGGTGCTCGTGACAGGTGGAGGGGGCTACATAGGCAGTCACTGTGTGGTGGAGCTGATAGAGGCCGGCTATCAGCCTGTGGTCATCGATAACTTCAGCAATGCTGTCCGAG GAGAAGGAGATGTTCCTGAGAGCTTGCGGAGGATTGAGAAGTTCCTGGACACCAAGATCGAGTTCCACGAATTGGACCTGCTGGACAAACCCGGCATCGAGAAGATCTTCAAAGAG CACTCCTTCTATGCCGTGATGCACTTTGCTGGGCTGAAAGCAGTGGGGGAATCGGTGGAGCAGCCGCTACGCTACTACAGGGTCAACCTCACAGGGACAATCAACCTTCTGGAG gtgaTGCAGGCTCATGGGGTCCATAATCTGGTGTTCAGCAGCTCGGCGACGGTGTACGGGGATCCTCAGAAACTGCCTATCGATGAGCAGCATCCAGCCGGCGGCTGCACCAACCCTTACGGCAAGACCAAGTTCTTCATCGAGGAGATGATCCGTGACCAATGCAGCGCAGAGAAG GACTGGAATGCGGTGTTGCTCAGGTACTTCAACCCCATCGGTGCTCACGTCTCAGGACAGATCGGCGAGGACCCTCAAGGAATACCAAACAACCTTCTACCCTACGTGGCCCAG GTTGCTATCGGGAGGAGGAAACACCTGAACGTGTTTGGAAATGACTACAACACGGCCGACGGAACAG GAGTGAGGGATTATATTCATGTAGTGGATTTGGCGAAGGGACACATCGCTGCCCTCAAGAAACTGAAGGACAACTGTGGCTGCAAG GTGTATAATCTGGGTACAGGTACTGGATACTCTGTGCTGCAGATGGTGAAGGCTATGGAAAAGGCTTCTGGAAAGGAG aTTGCATACAAGATCGCCCCCCGGAGGAACGGAGACATAGCGTCTTGCTATGCAGACCCTAGCCTGGCAGAGAAGGAGCTGGGCTGGAAGGCTGATTTTGGCCTGGAGAGAATGT GTGAAGACCTGTGGCGCTGGCAGTCCCAGAATCCAACAGGCTTCAGTGACGGCAAGGTGTTGTAA